From one Rhodamnia argentea isolate NSW1041297 chromosome 1, ASM2092103v1, whole genome shotgun sequence genomic stretch:
- the LOC115738868 gene encoding ras-related protein RABH1e encodes MANVSPLAKYKLVFLGDQSVGKTSIITRFMYDKFDTTYQATIGIDFLSKTMYLEDRTVRLQLWDTAGQERFRSLIPSYIRDSSVAVIVYDVANRQSFLNTSKWIEEVRTERGSDVIIVLVGNKTDLVDKRQVSIEDGDAKSREFGVMFIETSAKAGFNIKPLFRKIAAALPGMETLNSTKQEDMVDVNLKPTVNSSQNENQGGGCPC; translated from the exons atggCGAACGTGTCCCCTCTTGCCAAGTACAAGCTCGTCTTCCTCGGGGATCAATCGGTCGGCAAGACGAGCATCATCACTCGCTTCATGTACGACAAGTTCGACACCACTTACCAG GCCACCATTGGAATCGATTTTTTGTCAAAGACCATGTATCTTGAGGATCGGACAGTGCGATTGCAGCTTTG GGATACTGCTGGACAGGAGAGATTCCGTAGTCTCATCCCAAGTTACATAAGAGATTCATCTGTTGCAGTTATCGTGTATGATGTAGCCA ATAGGCAATCCTTTCTGAACACTTCCAAGTGGATTGAGGAAGTTCGGACTGAAAGAGGGAGCGATGTAATTATCGTCCTTGTTGGGAACAAAACTGATCTTGTTGATAAGAG GCAAGTGTCGATAGAGGACGGAGATGCCAAATCCCGTGAGTTTGGAGTTATGTTCATTGAAACCAGTGCAAAAGCAGGATTTAATATTAAG CCACTCTTCCGAAAAATCGCTGCAGCCTTGCCGGGGATGGAGACACTTAACTCTACAAAGCAGGAAGACATGGTTGATGTAAATCTGAAGCCCACCGTAAATTCTTCCCAGAATGAGAATCAAGGAGGAGGTTGCCCTTGCTAA
- the LOC115738866 gene encoding uncharacterized protein LOC115738866 isoform X2 — translation MAVNSREQERACFPLIADASRSLPIGCQCFHALDSIIEEDSQHCQLGLYPLFLDEASLPMKLNCPIHHSQALDNDVYSISLLPDEDDMSAQCGSKLAVLGLLEVEDPCENQTCFDAHANCEECIDFQKESFEAYSQCVIDIDIKKETVEESKPHEESHGNKNSASLLARQVSLKTGEKLAQLLMDHSAMFLKLPSKEKPVIEKFHDSSNNRWRRYKRAASFDSRKIVIFFSILSSFGTLVLIYLTLRVRHNGIGFEHSL, via the exons ATGGCGGTCAATTCTCGCGAGCAG GAAAGAGCTTGCTTCCCATTGATTGCAGATGCAAGCCGCAGTCTTCCCATTGGTTGTCAGTGCTTCCACGCACTAGATTCGATTATTGAGGAAGACAGCCAACACTGTCAGCTCG GTCTGTACCCACTCTTCCTTGACGAGGCTTCTCTTCCGATGAAATTAAACTGCCCCATTCACCATTCACAAGCATTG GACAATGATGTCTATAGCATTTCCCTGTTGCCTGATGAAGACGATATGAGTGCACAGTGTGGATCAAAGCTAGCAGTCCTTGGCTTACTAGAAGTTGAAGATCCATGTGAAAACCAGACATGCTTTGATGCCCACGCAAATTGTGAAGAATGCATTGactttcaaaaggaaagcttcGAAGCTTATTCGCAGTGTGTCATAGATAtagatatcaagaaagaaactgtggaagaatctaaaccccacGAGGAATCTCATGGGAACAAAAACAGCGCTAGTTTGCTTGCT AGACAAGTGAGCTTGAAGACAGGCGAAAAGTTAGCTCAACTACTAATGGATCACAGTGCAATGTTTCTGAAGCTCCCTAGTAAAG AAAAGCCAGTtatagaaaaatttcatgattcATCAAACAACAGATGGAGGAGATACAAGCGTGCTGCCTCATTTGATTCCAGGAAAATTGTCATCTTCTTTTCCATCTT GTCAAGCTTTGGGACATTGGTACTCATTTATCTAACGCTCAGAGTTAGGCACAATGGTATTGGGTTCGAGCACAGCTTGTAA
- the LOC115738866 gene encoding uncharacterized protein LOC115738866 isoform X1 encodes MAVNSREQERACFPLIADASRSLPIGCQCFHALDSIIEEDSQHCQLGLYPLFLDEASLPMKLNCPIHHSQALDNDVYSISLLPDEDDMSAQCGSKLAVLGLLEVEDPCENQTCFDAHANCEECIDFQKESFEAYSQCVIDIDIKKETVEESKPHEESHGNKNSASLLANTPKVLQRQVSLKTGEKLAQLLMDHSAMFLKLPSKEKPVIEKFHDSSNNRWRRYKRAASFDSRKIVIFFSILSSFGTLVLIYLTLRVRHNGIGFEHSL; translated from the exons ATGGCGGTCAATTCTCGCGAGCAG GAAAGAGCTTGCTTCCCATTGATTGCAGATGCAAGCCGCAGTCTTCCCATTGGTTGTCAGTGCTTCCACGCACTAGATTCGATTATTGAGGAAGACAGCCAACACTGTCAGCTCG GTCTGTACCCACTCTTCCTTGACGAGGCTTCTCTTCCGATGAAATTAAACTGCCCCATTCACCATTCACAAGCATTG GACAATGATGTCTATAGCATTTCCCTGTTGCCTGATGAAGACGATATGAGTGCACAGTGTGGATCAAAGCTAGCAGTCCTTGGCTTACTAGAAGTTGAAGATCCATGTGAAAACCAGACATGCTTTGATGCCCACGCAAATTGTGAAGAATGCATTGactttcaaaaggaaagcttcGAAGCTTATTCGCAGTGTGTCATAGATAtagatatcaagaaagaaactgtggaagaatctaaaccccacGAGGAATCTCATGGGAACAAAAACAGCGCTAGTTTGCTTGCT AACACTCCAAAGGTCTTGCAGAGACAAGTGAGCTTGAAGACAGGCGAAAAGTTAGCTCAACTACTAATGGATCACAGTGCAATGTTTCTGAAGCTCCCTAGTAAAG AAAAGCCAGTtatagaaaaatttcatgattcATCAAACAACAGATGGAGGAGATACAAGCGTGCTGCCTCATTTGATTCCAGGAAAATTGTCATCTTCTTTTCCATCTT GTCAAGCTTTGGGACATTGGTACTCATTTATCTAACGCTCAGAGTTAGGCACAATGGTATTGGGTTCGAGCACAGCTTGTAA